A window of Psychroflexus sp. ALD_RP9 contains these coding sequences:
- a CDS encoding glycosyltransferase family 4 protein — MRRKKLVLGITISGSTPLIRGQAKYFKNCGYDVYLMCPKDEKSIAYCKEEGCTLLPVRIERYINPLKDIATVFSIFKILRKLKPDVINVGTPKMGLLGAIGAFLAKVPKRIYTCRGLRYEHELGLMRKLLVTTEKIPGKLSHNIICISPSVKDRALKDNIFETKKVIVFKKGSSNGINLNKFSQNNVSREEILSLKHRYDLSNKFVFGFVGRLIDRKGINELYKAFDELSLIHPNFILILIGKSDSSQLYDKSLVSKIVAHNSILWLGWQDNIPLWLSLFDVFVMPAWWEGFGNSYLEAAAMGKPVIGTNATGCKDAIKKDFNGSVVPIKEVKPLKNAMLTYYENNSLREEHGKNGLHWVKNFNPEDIWNEQKKLYEN, encoded by the coding sequence ATGAGAAGAAAAAAACTTGTATTAGGAATAACAATTTCAGGAAGCACACCTTTAATTAGGGGCCAAGCTAAGTACTTTAAGAATTGTGGATATGATGTTTATTTAATGTGTCCTAAGGATGAGAAGTCAATAGCCTATTGTAAGGAGGAAGGTTGTACTTTATTACCTGTGAGGATTGAACGATATATTAATCCCTTAAAAGATATAGCTACTGTATTTAGTATCTTCAAAATACTTAGAAAATTAAAGCCTGATGTCATTAATGTAGGTACTCCGAAAATGGGTTTGTTAGGCGCAATTGGCGCATTTCTAGCTAAAGTCCCTAAGCGTATTTACACTTGTAGAGGTTTAAGATACGAACATGAATTAGGCTTAATGAGAAAGCTTCTTGTCACCACAGAAAAAATTCCTGGTAAGCTAAGTCATAATATTATTTGTATCTCTCCATCTGTTAAAGACAGAGCTTTAAAGGATAATATTTTCGAGACAAAAAAGGTAATAGTCTTTAAAAAAGGAAGTAGTAACGGAATTAATCTTAATAAATTTTCACAAAATAATGTTTCTAGAGAAGAAATACTGAGTCTAAAACACCGATACGACCTATCTAATAAATTTGTTTTTGGTTTTGTAGGCAGGCTAATTGATAGAAAAGGTATTAATGAGCTATATAAAGCCTTCGATGAGCTAAGTTTAATTCATCCTAACTTTATTTTGATTTTAATTGGAAAAAGCGACTCGTCGCAACTTTACGATAAGTCTCTAGTGTCAAAAATCGTAGCTCATAATTCAATCTTGTGGCTGGGTTGGCAAGATAACATTCCCCTTTGGTTGTCTTTATTTGACGTGTTTGTCATGCCTGCATGGTGGGAAGGTTTCGGAAATTCTTATCTTGAAGCTGCTGCTATGGGTAAACCTGTTATTGGAACAAATGCTACAGGATGTAAAGATGCTATTAAAAAAGACTTTAATGGTTCAGTTGTACCAATTAAAGAGGTTAAGCCACTAAAAAATGCGATGCTTACATATTATGAAAATAACTCACTTCGAGAAGAGCATGGAAAGAATGGTCTTCATTGGGTAAAAAATTTTAATCCGGAAGATATTTGGAATGAGCAAAAAAAATTATATGAAAATTAA
- a CDS encoding EpsG family protein → MLEKIKRSKLKIWFLLGFLFWPFGLLLANLKRIEPKNLRLSMLLFSTFYGLCFIVDYNSGSDSVFYASQLESMYNNFNFKKFLSILYSDGQTVDLYQPVTTFLVSIFTDNYIFLFMVYGFVFGYFYSNNIYIILQEVYGYKFSILGSVLFFYLAFIIHIGDGINGVRMWTASHVFIYGVLSYIVKGRRKKMLWVILSPFFHFSLAVPTALFLIFVLTREYINLKIVYLVFILSFIMQGISIELLRNLTDSILPQVFKVKADSYVSEAVQDRITNTSQSAIPLPKLFLNYASKIFLIISATFVYFKRKELKYVENRLLIFGLLLYSLFNLLSHIPSLGRYLSIASFITLAACIMFYFRKQYTRYFKRSFYFLIPVGLTFIIIKIRFFLEYPSVWLVIGNPILVILGGNETGFYR, encoded by the coding sequence GTGCTAGAAAAAATTAAACGAAGTAAGTTGAAAATTTGGTTTTTACTTGGCTTTTTGTTTTGGCCTTTTGGGCTTCTCTTAGCTAATTTAAAAAGGATTGAGCCTAAAAACTTGAGGCTTTCAATGTTATTATTTTCAACTTTTTATGGGTTATGTTTTATAGTAGATTATAATTCTGGAAGCGATTCAGTTTTTTATGCATCACAACTTGAAAGCATGTATAATAATTTCAATTTTAAAAAGTTCTTAAGTATACTTTATTCAGATGGACAAACTGTGGATCTATATCAACCTGTTACCACTTTTTTAGTAAGCATATTTACTGATAATTATATTTTCTTATTTATGGTATATGGATTTGTGTTTGGTTATTTCTACTCAAACAATATATACATCATTTTACAAGAAGTATATGGCTATAAATTTAGTATTTTAGGAAGTGTATTATTTTTTTATTTAGCATTTATAATCCATATAGGGGACGGAATTAATGGCGTAAGAATGTGGACAGCATCACACGTATTTATTTATGGAGTATTATCATACATTGTTAAGGGTAGAAGGAAAAAAATGTTATGGGTTATTTTGTCGCCATTTTTTCATTTTTCATTGGCAGTACCAACTGCTTTATTTCTGATTTTTGTTTTGACTAGAGAATACATTAATTTAAAGATAGTTTATCTTGTTTTTATACTTTCATTTATAATGCAAGGCATCTCTATTGAGTTATTAAGAAACTTAACAGATTCGATATTACCTCAAGTTTTTAAAGTTAAGGCTGACAGTTATGTAAGCGAGGCTGTACAAGATAGAATCACTAATACAAGTCAATCTGCAATACCTTTACCCAAATTATTTTTGAATTATGCTTCAAAAATTTTCTTAATAATATCAGCAACATTTGTTTATTTTAAACGGAAAGAACTTAAATATGTAGAGAACAGACTCCTTATATTTGGTTTATTACTATATTCTTTGTTTAACCTATTATCTCATATACCATCTTTGGGTAGATATCTTTCAATAGCAAGTTTTATAACACTAGCTGCTTGTATAATGTTCTATTTTAGAAAACAGTATACAAGGTATTTTAAAAGATCATTTTATTTTTTGATACCTGTTGGCTTAACTTTTATTATAATTAAAATTAGATTTTTTCTAGAATACCCAAGTGTGTGGCTAGTAATAGGTAATCCAATATTAGTGATACTTGGGGGTAATGAAACTGGTTTTTACAGATGA
- a CDS encoding glycosyltransferase, with product MPKKILIISKYFYPTNSPRSFRTTELAKELARQGHDVKVITPTFFEQSNEFYSKINYQKIKYKRRLKKSNSFFRKLLNRILEQFFYYPNITDVKIIRDALRKETENFDLLISIAAPHSVHWGVASIPKKAREKIAKKWIADCGDPFMFAENLQYKRPYYFSILEKKFCGCCDFITVPTKASIEGYYKEFRHKIKVIPQGFKFKIKKKNNEVETNMGYKKIAYAGSLNQNRRNPVPFIKYLVQHKKPFKLYIFSNNLSVVERWIKEYPNQIVVSNYLPRKELLEFLKTVDFVVNFKNQGHSQTPSKLIDYAIADKPILNFYYNKLPTKTIDEFFAGNYKNKLTITDLEKYKIENVTNQFLKLC from the coding sequence ATGCCTAAAAAAATACTGATTATTTCAAAATACTTTTATCCTACTAATTCTCCACGTTCGTTTAGAACCACAGAATTAGCAAAAGAATTAGCACGCCAAGGCCATGATGTAAAAGTAATAACGCCAACTTTTTTTGAACAATCAAACGAGTTTTATTCAAAAATTAATTACCAAAAAATTAAATACAAAAGGCGATTAAAAAAATCAAATTCGTTTTTTAGAAAACTTTTAAATCGAATATTAGAGCAATTTTTTTATTATCCAAACATAACAGATGTAAAGATTATTCGTGATGCCTTAAGAAAGGAAACTGAAAATTTTGATTTGCTTATTTCTATTGCTGCGCCTCATAGCGTGCATTGGGGAGTTGCTTCAATACCAAAAAAGGCAAGAGAAAAAATAGCAAAAAAATGGATAGCAGATTGTGGAGATCCTTTTATGTTTGCAGAAAATCTGCAATATAAAAGACCATACTATTTCTCTATATTAGAAAAGAAGTTTTGTGGATGTTGTGATTTTATAACAGTACCAACAAAAGCTTCTATCGAAGGTTATTATAAAGAGTTCAGGCATAAAATTAAAGTGATTCCACAAGGTTTTAAATTTAAAATCAAAAAGAAAAATAATGAAGTAGAGACTAATATGGGTTATAAAAAAATCGCATATGCAGGTTCTTTAAACCAAAACAGAAGAAATCCAGTACCATTTATTAAATACTTAGTGCAACACAAAAAGCCCTTCAAACTATATATATTTAGCAATAATTTAAGTGTAGTTGAAAGGTGGATTAAAGAATATCCTAATCAAATAGTTGTTAGTAACTACTTGCCAAGAAAGGAGTTACTTGAGTTTCTTAAAACTGTTGATTTTGTAGTAAATTTCAAGAATCAAGGTCATAGCCAAACACCTAGTAAATTAATAGATTATGCTATTGCCGATAAACCAATTCTGAATTTTTATTATAATAAACTTCCTACGAAAACAATTGACGAGTTTTTTGCAGGTAATTATAAAAACAAGTTGACAATAACAGACCTAGAAAAGTATAAAATAGAAAACGTAACAAATCAATTTCTCAAACTGTGCTAG
- a CDS encoding TDP-N-acetylfucosamine:lipid II N-acetylfucosaminyltransferase encodes MNIIHLTTDEKFIDGALFLFNKAFPNQNQLLVLKPPANPAIRYIKQSRIDFEIVKNKSTLETIKKHTSNADWVVIHGLNEVWANYIIKNTSKKILYVVWGAEVYGNPLLYDQPLLGHHTIQLDEKLERKPLIQKIKDVINSYRFGLPKTNQKQQWLKNKKALHKIDNISIIYKDEVDFYKKNNIIPSNTNFIKFGYYPIEYFANGIDEDVKLGNRIMIGNSSSLTNNHLEVFKKLASLGVKNEIVVPLSYGDKRLAKILVKEGQKMFGKQFKPITDFMPLEQYTKLMQSCGIVIMNHYRQQAVGNIITAMYLGAKVFLDERNTIYHYLKRIGCFVYSIEELKSLDSLKNLEPYQITQNKEILLKDISSDKLVNELKTKLW; translated from the coding sequence ATGAACATTATCCACCTTACCACGGACGAGAAGTTTATAGATGGAGCATTGTTTTTATTTAATAAAGCATTTCCAAATCAAAACCAATTACTAGTTTTAAAACCACCAGCCAACCCTGCTATTCGATATATTAAGCAATCTAGAATAGACTTTGAAATTGTCAAGAACAAAAGCACTTTAGAGACTATAAAAAAACATACAAGTAATGCAGACTGGGTTGTAATCCATGGTTTAAATGAAGTTTGGGCAAACTATATTATAAAAAACACTTCAAAAAAAATTTTATATGTGGTTTGGGGAGCTGAGGTTTATGGTAACCCGCTTTTATATGACCAACCATTACTTGGTCATCACACCATTCAACTAGATGAAAAACTAGAGCGAAAGCCCTTAATTCAAAAGATCAAAGATGTAATTAATTCATACAGATTTGGTCTGCCAAAAACTAACCAAAAGCAGCAATGGCTGAAAAATAAAAAAGCACTTCATAAAATTGATAACATATCTATTATTTATAAAGATGAGGTTGATTTTTACAAAAAAAATAACATTATACCTTCTAACACTAACTTTATAAAATTTGGATATTACCCTATTGAATATTTTGCTAACGGTATTGATGAAGATGTCAAACTAGGTAATCGCATAATGATAGGTAACTCTAGTTCATTGACAAATAACCACTTGGAAGTTTTCAAAAAGTTAGCGTCTTTGGGTGTAAAAAATGAAATTGTGGTGCCATTAAGTTATGGCGATAAAAGACTAGCAAAAATTCTAGTTAAAGAAGGCCAAAAAATGTTTGGTAAACAATTTAAACCGATTACAGATTTTATGCCTTTAGAGCAATATACAAAGTTAATGCAATCTTGCGGGATAGTAATTATGAATCACTACCGACAACAGGCTGTTGGTAATATTATAACAGCTATGTATTTAGGAGCAAAAGTATTTTTAGATGAAAGAAATACAATATATCATTACCTTAAGCGTATAGGATGTTTTGTTTATAGTATTGAAGAGCTTAAGAGTTTAGATAGCTTGAAAAATTTAGAACCATACCAAATAACCCAAAACAAAGAAATTCTACTAAAAGATATATCATCTGATAAGTTAGTCAATGAGTTAAAAACTAAATTATGGTAA
- a CDS encoding glycosyltransferase, with protein MKKICIVSPSLKVGGIQRELVELANYYSKNNQVVFITIFKSKYFYKLSKDVDFIDISYKREMKESFTSQLWYYVKILYNLRFQINTISPDVVLTYGDIMGPLVLLSLYKANHKVFIGDKTSHDYRFNFAIRFLKKWLYPKSQGYIAQTEKAAKYRYEQFKGKLNITVIHNGIRDVKLFPNIKREKIILYLGRFAWEKSPERLILSMTMLKNEDWKLIMAGDGPLLSKMKQYAKELNISSRVEFLGQVKEVDKLFAKSSIYVLPSIIEGFPNALCEAMAAGLPSIVFDSIPYEDILTDNFDGIVVSDVYELSKNLDNLIQNQELRNYLGENARNIAVKLSKDKAANKLYEKLFVS; from the coding sequence ATGAAAAAGATTTGTATAGTATCACCTTCTCTTAAAGTTGGTGGAATTCAAAGAGAGTTAGTAGAACTAGCAAATTATTACTCGAAGAACAATCAGGTTGTTTTTATAACAATATTTAAATCTAAATATTTCTATAAGCTAAGCAAAGATGTAGATTTTATAGATATTAGTTACAAAAGGGAAATGAAAGAATCATTTACCTCTCAATTATGGTATTACGTTAAAATTTTATACAATTTAAGATTTCAAATAAATACAATTTCACCAGATGTTGTGCTAACTTACGGAGATATAATGGGGCCATTAGTTTTACTGTCTTTGTATAAAGCAAATCACAAAGTTTTTATAGGTGATAAAACAAGTCATGATTATAGGTTTAATTTTGCTATTAGGTTTTTAAAAAAATGGCTATATCCAAAATCACAGGGTTACATAGCACAAACAGAAAAAGCGGCAAAGTATAGATACGAACAGTTTAAAGGGAAATTAAATATAACCGTAATACACAATGGAATAAGAGATGTAAAACTCTTTCCAAATATTAAAAGGGAAAAAATAATATTATATTTAGGAAGATTTGCCTGGGAGAAGTCTCCTGAACGACTTATATTATCAATGACAATGTTAAAAAATGAAGATTGGAAATTAATCATGGCCGGTGACGGGCCTCTTCTGTCAAAAATGAAACAATATGCCAAAGAATTAAATATAAGTAGTAGAGTGGAATTTTTAGGTCAAGTCAAAGAAGTTGATAAATTGTTTGCTAAATCATCAATTTATGTATTGCCTTCAATTATAGAAGGTTTCCCAAATGCATTATGTGAAGCTATGGCAGCAGGTTTGCCTTCTATTGTTTTCGATTCAATACCTTATGAAGATATTTTAACTGATAATTTTGATGGAATTGTAGTTTCGGATGTTTATGAATTATCTAAAAATCTAGATAATTTGATACAAAATCAAGAATTAAGAAACTACTTAGGTGAAAATGCAAGAAATATAGCAGTAAAATTATCCAAGGATAAAGCTGCTAATAAGTTGTACGAAAAACTATTTGTAAGTTAA
- a CDS encoding sugar transferase yields MYKFLFKRVLDLIVSICLIIIFLPVFIFVTIILFIQNNGKPFFFQERPGKNQKSFTIIKFKSMTDERDAQGNLLPDVERITKFGGLVRKLSIDELPQLINVLKGDMSLVGPRPLLFKYIPLYNQEQLKRHEVKPGITGWAQVNGRNSISWSKKFELDIEYVVNVSFFFDVRILLLTLKKVLVREGVNQSVTRPMQPFNGKN; encoded by the coding sequence ATGTATAAGTTTTTATTTAAAAGGGTTTTAGACTTAATAGTTTCAATATGCCTTATTATTATTTTTTTGCCAGTATTTATTTTTGTTACAATTATATTATTTATTCAAAATAATGGTAAACCTTTCTTTTTTCAAGAAAGACCAGGTAAGAATCAAAAATCGTTTACAATAATTAAGTTTAAATCTATGACTGATGAACGTGATGCTCAAGGCAACTTATTGCCAGATGTAGAGCGCATTACAAAATTTGGTGGGTTGGTACGAAAGTTATCCATAGATGAATTACCACAACTGATCAATGTGTTAAAAGGCGATATGAGCTTAGTAGGACCAAGACCATTACTGTTTAAGTATATACCACTTTATAATCAAGAACAACTAAAAAGACACGAGGTTAAACCAGGGATTACAGGATGGGCTCAAGTAAATGGTAGAAATAGTATAAGCTGGTCAAAAAAATTTGAATTGGATATTGAATATGTTGTAAATGTTTCTTTTTTTTTTGACGTTAGAATCCTTTTATTAACTTTAAAGAAAGTACTAGTTAGAGAAGGTGTCAATCAAAGCGTTACTCGACCAATGCAGCCTTTTAATGGAAAAAATTAG
- the rffA gene encoding dTDP-4-amino-4,6-dideoxygalactose transaminase yields the protein MKNINIPFNKPYLTGKETSYIKDAVTTGKISGNGKYTKLCQDFFEQNYGFKKTLLTTSCTDALEMAAILIDIQPGDEIIMPSYTFVSTANAFVLRGAKLVFADSRSDHPGIDEATIEALITPKTKAIVPVHYAGVACDMDIIMDIANRYDLFVIEDAAQAIDSYYTSKDGIKKPLGSIGHLACFSFHETKNIISGEGGLLAINDDQFIERAEIIWEKGTNRSAFFRGEVNKYGWVDVGSSFLPSEIIAAFLWAQLENLKDIQSRRKQIWNNYFQQLKFWANENEVRLPKIPLYATNNAHMFYLVFKNSEKQSHFIRQMKEHQILCVFHYLSLHKSEFYKSKHDDRNLPLSDKYTETLVRLPMYYELKQDKVIHNILNNA from the coding sequence GTGAAAAATATAAATATACCCTTTAACAAACCTTATTTAACAGGTAAAGAAACAAGCTACATCAAAGATGCAGTAACCACTGGTAAAATATCTGGTAACGGTAAATACACCAAGTTATGTCAGGACTTTTTTGAACAAAATTATGGTTTTAAAAAAACACTACTAACAACCTCTTGTACCGATGCCTTAGAAATGGCAGCCATTTTAATTGATATCCAACCTGGAGATGAGATTATTATGCCTTCTTACACCTTTGTAAGTACAGCAAACGCCTTTGTGTTACGTGGTGCAAAATTAGTCTTTGCTGATTCTAGATCAGACCATCCTGGTATTGATGAAGCAACTATTGAAGCTTTAATTACCCCAAAAACAAAAGCTATTGTGCCTGTGCATTATGCCGGCGTAGCTTGCGATATGGATATTATTATGGATATTGCAAATAGATATGATTTATTTGTAATTGAAGATGCTGCACAAGCGATAGATAGTTATTATACGAGTAAAGACGGAATTAAAAAACCACTTGGTAGTATTGGTCATTTAGCATGTTTTTCTTTTCACGAAACAAAAAATATTATTTCAGGCGAAGGTGGTTTATTAGCAATTAATGACGATCAATTTATAGAACGTGCTGAAATTATCTGGGAAAAAGGGACGAACCGTTCAGCTTTTTTTAGAGGCGAAGTGAATAAATATGGTTGGGTTGATGTGGGGAGTTCTTTCTTGCCGTCTGAAATCATAGCCGCTTTTTTATGGGCACAACTTGAAAATTTAAAAGATATTCAAAGTCGTAGAAAGCAAATATGGAATAACTATTTCCAACAATTAAAGTTTTGGGCAAATGAAAATGAAGTTCGCTTACCAAAAATTCCATTATATGCAACTAATAATGCGCATATGTTTTATTTAGTTTTTAAAAACTCCGAAAAACAATCCCACTTTATTAGGCAAATGAAAGAACATCAAATATTATGTGTTTTTCACTATTTGAGCTTACATAAAAGTGAATTTTATAAATCTAAACACGATGATAGAAACTTACCTTTGTCAGACAAATACACAGAAACTTTAGTGAGACTACCAATGTATTATGAATTAAAACAAGACAAAGTAATACACAACATCTTAAACAATGCCTAA
- a CDS encoding MOP flippase family protein, with protein MINKHQHKKQTISGLRWTVLDQFINQAVTFGLGLFLMTLLPPTSFGLLGMVTVFSGFLSVFKDFGLGSSLIQRKELTQADIHTVFWTTVGLGILLSIILASISPLIASYYEEPKLLNITLALSFLFIIQSLSSTQLSLLKKQMNFKLLFKIKVTATLIAGITAVILAILDFGVWALVIQQLLSAFLITSFLFSFNKYVPRLQFDRLKLKSHLNFSLPLVGRGSLNYWSRNADNFFIGKFLGAELLGIYTRSYSIMMLPVSRISGVISSVLFPSLAQIQDDVNRVNVIFLKITRTIAFITFPLMAILCIGADSFIKLIFDEPWHKMIPILQVLSGVGAVQSIATLNGNIFMVKARTDLAFKLNILNSFCYVTTFYFTSQINLLTLTLVYLSVNILLLFINWFYLSKLMKIKLLDLVKNISFEFFGLLIMLGLGLYSYDYFSFHHLTKLFLIVTYIGLFWFIYFTLFNKARFNEIRSTIKSAISR; from the coding sequence TTGATTAACAAACATCAGCATAAAAAGCAAACGATCTCTGGTCTAAGATGGACGGTTTTAGATCAATTTATTAATCAGGCTGTAACATTTGGTCTCGGTCTTTTTTTAATGACTTTGTTGCCGCCAACATCATTTGGTTTATTAGGAATGGTAACAGTATTTAGTGGTTTCTTATCTGTTTTTAAAGATTTTGGCCTTGGCTCTTCATTGATTCAAAGAAAAGAATTGACTCAAGCTGATATTCATACTGTTTTTTGGACTACTGTTGGTTTAGGGATATTGTTAAGTATAATCTTGGCTAGTATTTCGCCTTTAATAGCATCTTATTACGAAGAACCTAAACTGTTAAATATTACATTAGCTTTATCCTTTTTATTCATTATACAATCTTTATCAAGCACCCAGCTAAGCCTTCTGAAGAAGCAGATGAATTTTAAGCTCTTATTTAAAATAAAAGTTACGGCAACATTAATAGCAGGAATTACAGCGGTAATACTAGCAATTTTAGATTTTGGGGTTTGGGCTTTAGTCATACAGCAATTATTAAGCGCTTTTTTAATCACATCTTTCTTGTTTAGTTTTAATAAATATGTGCCTAGGCTTCAATTTGATAGATTAAAACTTAAATCTCATTTAAATTTCAGTCTACCTTTGGTTGGCAGAGGATCTCTCAATTACTGGTCTAGAAACGCTGATAATTTTTTTATAGGTAAATTTCTCGGGGCAGAATTACTAGGTATTTATACCAGGTCATACTCCATTATGATGCTTCCTGTTTCAAGAATTAGTGGGGTTATTTCTTCCGTCTTGTTTCCATCATTAGCACAAATACAAGATGATGTAAATCGCGTAAATGTTATTTTTTTAAAAATTACGAGAACAATTGCCTTCATTACCTTTCCGCTGATGGCTATTTTGTGTATTGGTGCAGATAGTTTTATTAAGTTAATTTTTGATGAACCTTGGCATAAAATGATACCAATTTTACAGGTGCTTTCAGGAGTTGGAGCAGTACAGTCTATTGCAACTTTAAACGGTAATATCTTTATGGTGAAAGCTAGAACTGACTTAGCTTTTAAGCTTAATATTTTAAACAGTTTTTGTTATGTGACTACATTCTACTTTACAAGTCAAATAAATTTACTTACGCTCACTTTAGTTTATTTATCAGTAAATATTTTACTTCTTTTTATCAATTGGTTTTACCTTTCAAAGCTTATGAAAATAAAATTATTAGATTTAGTTAAGAATATTTCATTCGAATTTTTTGGCTTGTTGATAATGCTGGGCTTAGGTTTGTATAGTTATGACTATTTTAGCTTCCATCACCTAACAAAATTATTCTTAATTGTAACATATATAGGCCTTTTTTGGTTTATTTATTTTACTTTATTTAATAAAGCAAGGTTCAATGAAATTAGGTCTACCATAAAATCTGCAATATCGAGATGA
- a CDS encoding formyltransferase family protein, producing MVNLYVLGKKGLIALSKLDMLYRKNIKSVIIGSDKNIDNDFSSEIIKVCQDFKLNYQFQNHTSEYTAKYSVAIGWRWLINDDSNLIVFHDSILPHYRGFNPLVTALINGDSEIGVTALKGSKEYDKGEIIEQKIVPVTYPLKIEKAIDLISTQYANLLNSIFNKLIKDNLKSYPQDSSKVSYSLWRDEDDYKIDWSLDALKIKRFIDAVGFPYKGAYTIYNGKKLIIKNAEIVADVNIANRTPGKVIFKENNSYTIVCGKGLLKIKSFYDSNNMEVRLNKFRLRLK from the coding sequence ATGGTAAATTTATATGTCTTAGGTAAAAAAGGTTTAATAGCTTTATCAAAGCTAGATATGCTTTATCGAAAAAACATCAAATCTGTTATTATTGGTTCTGATAAAAATATAGATAATGATTTTTCAAGTGAAATTATCAAAGTATGTCAAGATTTTAAGTTAAATTATCAATTTCAAAACCATACTTCAGAATACACTGCAAAGTATAGTGTAGCTATTGGTTGGAGGTGGTTAATTAACGATGATTCTAATTTAATTGTTTTTCATGATTCAATTTTACCCCATTATAGGGGTTTCAACCCCTTAGTGACGGCATTGATTAACGGTGATAGTGAAATTGGAGTTACAGCTTTAAAAGGATCAAAAGAATATGACAAAGGAGAGATAATTGAGCAAAAAATTGTACCTGTAACCTATCCGTTGAAGATTGAAAAAGCAATAGATTTAATTTCGACACAATATGCTAATTTATTGAATTCTATTTTCAATAAATTAATAAAAGACAATCTAAAAAGTTATCCTCAGGATTCTTCAAAGGTATCATATAGTTTATGGCGTGATGAAGATGATTACAAAATTGATTGGTCTTTAGATGCTTTGAAAATAAAAAGATTTATTGATGCTGTTGGTTTTCCTTACAAAGGAGCTTACACAATCTACAATGGTAAAAAACTAATTATTAAAAACGCAGAAATAGTTGCCGATGTAAATATTGCCAATAGAACACCAGGAAAAGTAATATTTAAGGAAAATAATTCCTACACAATAGTTTGTGGTAAAGGGCTTTTAAAGATTAAATCTTTTTATGATTCAAATAATATGGAAGTAAGACTTAATAAATTTAGATTAAGGCTAAAGTGA
- a CDS encoding CapA family protein, which translates to MIFIGDVASPQKQYSDFFYDQIKGFVKDKDLIFNLEGLVSDDLSINSSVPILFNHSSIIEQIKKMNCKVVTLANNHTLDQPSLFENTIQKLNINGISYCGAGYSIEQANKPSIFYSQREKIIMFNQCWSVMLQHQKNPSQGVHVATIDKEILFKNISKHKKENPDAKLVVYFHWNFDLEKLPFPADRRIAKGLIDLGVDLVLGCHSHCIQGAEYYKGKPIVYGLGNFFIPWYTYINGHISFPDFSKRELAVEWNPQTNQVVLNFFRYNPDNHQLELYHKEQFSENNKGYIFKEFSPYQGLSDKEYKVFFLKHRRKKYLVPVLNTYDKNTTNFIKNTLIISRIRILRFLAKLKLRSWNN; encoded by the coding sequence ATGATTTTTATTGGAGATGTAGCTTCACCACAAAAACAATATTCAGATTTTTTTTATGATCAAATCAAAGGTTTTGTAAAGGATAAAGATCTGATTTTTAATTTAGAAGGATTAGTGAGCGATGACTTAAGTATAAACTCATCTGTTCCAATTCTTTTTAATCATTCATCCATTATTGAGCAAATAAAAAAAATGAATTGCAAGGTCGTTACGCTTGCTAATAATCATACTCTTGATCAACCAAGCTTATTTGAGAACACTATTCAAAAACTAAATATTAATGGAATAAGTTATTGCGGTGCTGGTTATTCAATTGAACAAGCAAATAAACCTTCGATATTTTATTCTCAGAGAGAAAAAATTATTATGTTCAATCAGTGTTGGTCTGTGATGTTACAGCACCAAAAGAATCCCAGCCAAGGGGTGCATGTAGCTACAATAGATAAAGAAATTTTATTCAAAAATATTTCCAAACACAAAAAAGAAAATCCAGACGCTAAACTTGTTGTATATTTCCATTGGAATTTTGATTTAGAAAAATTGCCATTTCCAGCTGATAGAAGAATAGCAAAGGGATTAATCGATTTGGGAGTAGATTTAGTTCTAGGCTGTCACTCTCACTGCATACAAGGAGCTGAATATTATAAAGGCAAACCTATAGTCTATGGTTTGGGTAATTTTTTTATTCCTTGGTATACATATATCAATGGGCACATTTCCTTTCCAGATTTCAGCAAAAGAGAGTTAGCTGTAGAATGGAATCCTCAGACTAATCAAGTTGTACTTAATTTTTTTAGATACAACCCTGATAATCATCAATTAGAATTATATCATAAAGAACAATTTAGTGAAAATAATAAAGGTTACATTTTTAAGGAGTTTTCACCATACCAAGGTCTTTCAGATAAAGAATATAAAGTATTCTTTTTAAAACATAGAAGAAAAAAATATCTTGTACCTGTTCTTAACACCTACGACAAAAACACTACCAATTTTATTAAGAACACACTAATCATCTCTAGAATCAGAATTCTTAGATTTTTAGCTAAATTGAAATTACGTTCTTGGAACAATTAA